The Dyella sp. 2HG41-7 sequence GGCAACGAAGCGACGCTGTCCGATCGCGTGGTGAGCTACACCATCGATGCGGATCTCGATGCCGACAAGCATGCCGTCGCCGGCAAAGAACATATGACCTGGCGCAATCGCAGTGATCGCGAAGTGCGCAGCGTCTATTTCCATCTTTATCTCAATGCGTTCCAGAACGAAGGCAGCACGTTCTTTACCGAGCGCAAAGTACAGACAGCGCATGGTCGTTCGCGCGGCAACGCGGTGCTTGAGAAGGGTCAGTGGGGTGGTATTCGCCTGCAGAACGTGCAGCAGAATGGCGCCGTGCTGAAGTGGAGCTTCGTACATCCCGACGGTGGTCCGGCAACCGACGAAACCGTGGTGCGCATCGATCTGGCGCAACCCGTGGCGCCCGGCGCTACGCTGGCGCTCGATATCGACTTTCTCAGTCAATTGCCGCGCGTGGTTGAGCGCACCGGTTGGTGGGGCGATTTCAATCTTGTCGGCCAGTGGTTTCCGAAGATCGGCGTGCTTGAGTTGCCCGGCGAGCGCGGCGCGACGCAAGTGCGTTGGAATGTCCACGAATTCCACTTCAGCAGCGAGTTTTACGCGGACTTCGGTTTGTACGACGTACATCTGACGGTTCCCAGTGATTACACCGTTGGCGCGGTCGGCAAGCTGGAAGGCGCGCCCGAGCAAAAGAACGGTAAAACGACGTATCACTTTGTGCAGGGCGATGTGCACGATTTCGCCTGGGTAGCCGCGAAAGGTTTCAAGACCATGGACGGTTCGTACGAAGGTCCAGGCAGTCCGAAAGTGGCGGTGCGTGTGATCTACCCGGCGGAGTACGAAGCCAGCGCCGCGCCGACATTAAAGTCGAGCATCGACGCGATCGGCTATTTCTCCAAAACGCTAGGCGCCTATCCGTACGAAACGCTGACGGCGGTGATTCCGCCTTACAACGCGCAAGAAGCGGGCGGCATGGAGTACCCCACGTTCTTTACCTCCGAAGGTTATAAAGAGGTCGAGCCCGATACGATGGCTCAAATGGCCAGCGACTTCGTGAACATCCACGAATTCGGCCACGGCTACTTCTACGGCATTCTTGCGTCCAACGAATTCGAAGAGCCTATGCTGGACGAAGGCCTCAACGAATATTGGGATAACCGCATGCTGCGCGAGCGCAAGCAGGATTTGGTGCTCGCCACGCCGTTCACCAAATGGCTGGGCATCACGCCGCATCTCACCGGATTCGCCTTCGAACGCGTCACGGCGATGTTGTTCCAACCGAACGATCCGCTGGCGCAAAACAGCTGGGATCGCCTATCGGGTACCAGCTACGGCACGGTCTATTCGCGCACGTCGACGGCGATGCACGATTTGGAAGAACGCCTCGGCAGGCCCGCACTCGAACGCGCTTTCCACCTCTACTACCAACGGTGGCATTTCCGTCATCCCTCCGTCGCCGATTTCCGCGCTGCGCTGATCGATAGTTCGGGCGACGCCAAGGATGTGGACGCCATATTCAGTCAGTACGTCTACGGCACCTCGTTCACCGACGACCAAGTGACCGATATCGATTCGTACGAGGTCACGCCGCAGTCGGGCGTCACCTGGAAGGATGGCAAACGCGAAGAAGTCGTAGCCGCCGACCTCGACAAACAGATCGACAAAACGCGCAGCGATTGGAAGAAAGCGCACCCCGATGCAAAGCCTGGTGCGCCCGGTCCTTTCCCCTGGCACAGCACCGTAACGGTTACGCGCGATGGCGTAGCTGCGCCGGAGTTGCTGCGCGTGACGTTCGAAGATGGCTCGCACGAAGATGTAACGTGGAACGACGACCGTCGCTGGGCGCGTTTTGTATTCGACAAGCCCAGCAAAGTCGTATCGGCGGAACTCGATCCGGATCAGCACAACTATCTGGATCGCAATCGGCTCAACAACAGCGTGACGACCGAACCGAACGGTGCGGCGTCGAAACGCTGGACCGCCGATGTGGCAGCGCTGCTGCAGACCTTCTACTCCCTGCTCGCGACCATGTGAGGGCCGATACCATGTCTCGTTCCGCAAGTTTTGGGTCTGTGTTTTCCAGCATGCGCGCCGCTATTCAATGGCGCCTGTTGCTGCTGTGGCTGTTGATCATGTTGATCCCGGCGACGATCGTGGCGCTGCCGTTTTGGCGCATGCTCGCCGGGCTGCTCGATACGTCGGTGCATGCCACCGAATGGGCGCAGCATTTCAACGATCTTATGTTCAGCGACGTCATCGACAGCTTCGCCGACCATCCGCAGTGGTTGGGGACGACCATGGCGATTGGGCAAGCGACGACCTTGCTGCTGTCGCCCTTTTTGGCCGGCATGATTGTCGGTAGCGGCCGGGCCGGGCGTGTGCTCGGGTTTGGTCCGCTGCTGCAAAACGGATTTGTCGAATACGGACGCATGTTTCGTTTGAAGCTGTGGGCGCTGCTGCCTTATGCACTGGTTCTGGTCGTCGCAATCGGCGGATCGCATATGGTCGACAAAAGCGCCGAGAAGGCGGTGCTGGAGTCGCAAGTCGATCACGCGATGAGCGTGGTGCATTGGGTGCTGCTGATCGTCTTTGTGCTGGTGCAGTCGATCGTCGAGTCGGCACGTGCCGCGTTTATCGCCGATACCTCGTTGCGCTCCGCAACGCGTGCATTGGGACGCGGCTTCAAGCAATTGTTCCGGCAGCCGGTGAAGACGCTGTTGTTCTATCTGATCGTGACGGTTGTGGGTCTCGCAGTCGCCTTTGTGTTTGGCTTCTGGCGCATTCGCGTCACGCCGGTAGGCGCGTTCGACTTCTTGCTTGCGCTGATATTGAGTCAGCTGATCGTGCTGGCGATCGGCTGGATGCGTACGGCGCGGTTGTTTGCGCTGGCGGAAGTTGCGCGTAGCGTAGTGTCGAAGTAAGCGTGCTAGAGGTTGGGGCTCATCGCGAGCCCCAACCTACTTTTCGATGGAATTCAGCGCGCGGCGAGTTGCACCAGAATCAACTCGCCGCCACCTTCGATACGCACGCGTTCGCCGGGTTGCGCATCGATCCACAGATTCGCGCCACTGCTCACTTCGATGCTTTCGTGGTCGGTTTTCACTTCCGCGCGACCGCTCAAAACATGCACGAACCAGCGCCACGATGCGCGCGCGGGCAACCACATGCTACCGTTCAATGGCCGCGCGATCAGTTCGCCTTGCGCGTCGCCACGCAGCATCAAGTTGAAGGCGCGCGTCGGGCCATCTGGAAGCGTGACGCGTGGCGCATCGGCGCCGTTGAAGCGCTCGATTTGCAGGCGTAGCAGCGACAGCTCTCGACCGTTCTCGAAATGCAACTGCACCGGTGCGTCGAGCGCGACGAACTGACGTTGCGTATCGGGATAAGCGGAGAAATCACACGCCTGCGCGATGTCGGCAATGCTCAATCGCCATGCCCAATCGGTGTCTGGGCCGCTCGCGATCACCGTCGTCGTGCCCGCGCCATTCGCCCATGCCTGCGATATCAAGGCATCGTCGGGCACCTGGCGCAGCGTGGTCATGCGATAGCGCGGCGAATTTCGCGATGCGGCGGGTAGTAGGCGAAGACGTGGTTGTCGCTGCCGAAGAAATCGATATCTTCGATGTGCTCACCGCCCAGACGTTC is a genomic window containing:
- a CDS encoding M1 family metallopeptidase, whose translation is MMRLSIGRGGPWLAACVVLWSCQALAQTTPAGKVETANAAPVVPAEIPFAPAHDTMITTQSAANAWGGERTGNEATLSDRVVSYTIDADLDADKHAVAGKEHMTWRNRSDREVRSVYFHLYLNAFQNEGSTFFTERKVQTAHGRSRGNAVLEKGQWGGIRLQNVQQNGAVLKWSFVHPDGGPATDETVVRIDLAQPVAPGATLALDIDFLSQLPRVVERTGWWGDFNLVGQWFPKIGVLELPGERGATQVRWNVHEFHFSSEFYADFGLYDVHLTVPSDYTVGAVGKLEGAPEQKNGKTTYHFVQGDVHDFAWVAAKGFKTMDGSYEGPGSPKVAVRVIYPAEYEASAAPTLKSSIDAIGYFSKTLGAYPYETLTAVIPPYNAQEAGGMEYPTFFTSEGYKEVEPDTMAQMASDFVNIHEFGHGYFYGILASNEFEEPMLDEGLNEYWDNRMLRERKQDLVLATPFTKWLGITPHLTGFAFERVTAMLFQPNDPLAQNSWDRLSGTSYGTVYSRTSTAMHDLEERLGRPALERAFHLYYQRWHFRHPSVADFRAALIDSSGDAKDVDAIFSQYVYGTSFTDDQVTDIDSYEVTPQSGVTWKDGKREEVVAADLDKQIDKTRSDWKKAHPDAKPGAPGPFPWHSTVTVTRDGVAAPELLRVTFEDGSHEDVTWNDDRRWARFVFDKPSKVVSAELDPDQHNYLDRNRLNNSVTTEPNGAASKRWTADVAALLQTFYSLLATM
- a CDS encoding HutD family protein, which gives rise to MTTLRQVPDDALISQAWANGAGTTTVIASGPDTDWAWRLSIADIAQACDFSAYPDTQRQFVALDAPVQLHFENGRELSLLRLQIERFNGADAPRVTLPDGPTRAFNLMLRGDAQGELIARPLNGSMWLPARASWRWFVHVLSGRAEVKTDHESIEVSSGANLWIDAQPGERVRIEGGGELILVQLAAR